The Bdellovibrio bacteriovorus genome includes the window GAACTGAAACAGTTGATCCATTATCTTTTCTTCCTACGCAAACGATAAACATATGAAAGCACTTCGGCGACCGCGACAAAGAGCTCTCGAGGTATAACTTGTCCAATTTTAAGTGTCTTAAAGATCGTGCGCGCCAGTGGTTTGTTTTCCACGATCGGGATATTGTTTTCGCGCGCAATCTCTTTAATTTTTTCCGCCACGTGGTCAGCACCCATTGCCACGATTTGCGGAGCCGGAAGGTTGTCCGTGTATTTAAGAACAACCGCAATATGTGTGGGATTTGTAATAACGACGTCGGCTTTAGGAATTTCCGCCATCATACGCTTGCTCGCCATTTCACGTTGAATACGACGAATGCGTGATTTGATCATGGGATCACCCTCACGCTGCTTGTGCTCTTCTTTGACTTCCTGTTTGGTCATCATCATTTTCTTTTCAAGGTCCCAGCGTTGATAGAAATAATCCGCTAGTGCAATCACCAGCATCACTCCACCAACCCCGCCCAAAAGCTTTACGACGATGCTACCTAGGTACATCAAGATCTGCTCAACAGAGAATGTCAGCATGTAAGGGATTTGACGAACTTCACCACGAAGAAGGAAATAAAGAACCAAGCCCACCGCGCCCATTTTTAGAATGGACTTAACAGCCTCTACGACAGCGCGAAGACTGAAAACGCGTTTGAAACCTTCTACGGGATTCACTTTTTCAAAGTTAGGAGAAAGAGCATCTTCCACACGCAAGAAACCAACTTGCGCCAGCGAAGAAACCGCACCGATAAGGCCCGCAATACCCGCAACAGGGGCGATCAAGATCAAAGCTTTTTCACCGTTAAAGCGGAAGGCTTCCGTGAACTTTCCTTCACGTACTAGCACAACCATGTCTTGACCGAATGAGTATTGGAAAAGTTCGTAGAAGTTCTTGAAGAAAAAGCGACCCAAAACATACACGCCACCAGCCGCAGCAAGCAATAATGCCGCTGACGCCAGCTCTTTTGTATGGGCGACGTTTCCTTTTTTGCGAAACTCTTCCCGTCTCGCCTGCGTCGCCTTTTCGGTCTTTTCGCCGTTTTCCGCAGCCATCTCGTTCCTTCCTAGAACTTAAAAGCTTGTTACTATAAGTGTTTCATCACCGCGAACAATTTGCTAGCAGTGATATCGACTACACTTTGCATTTCCATTGTCATCAAAGGCAGGCAGAGGAACACCACCGCCATACC containing:
- the flhB gene encoding flagellar biosynthesis protein FlhB; translated protein: MAAENGEKTEKATQARREEFRKKGNVAHTKELASAALLLAAAGGVYVLGRFFFKNFYELFQYSFGQDMVVLVREGKFTEAFRFNGEKALILIAPVAGIAGLIGAVSSLAQVGFLRVEDALSPNFEKVNPVEGFKRVFSLRAVVEAVKSILKMGAVGLVLYFLLRGEVRQIPYMLTFSVEQILMYLGSIVVKLLGGVGGVMLVIALADYFYQRWDLEKKMMMTKQEVKEEHKQREGDPMIKSRIRRIQREMASKRMMAEIPKADVVITNPTHIAVVLKYTDNLPAPQIVAMGADHVAEKIKEIARENNIPIVENKPLARTIFKTLKIGQVIPRELFVAVAEVLSYVYRLRRKKR